In Elusimicrobiota bacterium, one DNA window encodes the following:
- a CDS encoding ATP-binding protein, translating to MAKIFQRKLKSLLIKEIEKPGIVLVFGMRQVGKTTLLTDIFGGLKAENKIFLDIENPLNQKIFEEQNYDNILSNMKPLGLNQTHRMFIFIDEIQVAPEIVKPVKYLYDHYKIKFFLTGSSSFYLKNLFPESLAGRKIIYELYPLDFTEFLIFKERKKRFSDSFLQKAKNKNKIAFETYSKLYDEYLNFGGFPAVVIEEDTERKKMILADIFKSYFEKDVKVLGDFKNINNFRDIILLLAGRTGSKLDISKIASEIGVSRETVYSYLNFLEKTYFVSFVSPFSKNINGEVRCAKKVYFCDTGMLNYLGKIPDGTLFENAVFNTLKKVDTINYYQRYRGAEIDFILNKKIAFEAKMKSSDIDIKRLKRIVSKLGLNEFYIVSKYFDKNTNVISAQDL from the coding sequence ATGGCAAAAATTTTTCAACGAAAATTGAAATCATTGTTAATCAAAGAAATAGAAAAACCGGGTATCGTATTAGTTTTCGGTATGCGGCAGGTAGGTAAAACCACTTTACTTACGGATATATTCGGCGGACTTAAGGCAGAAAACAAAATCTTTTTGGATATTGAAAATCCGCTTAATCAGAAAATATTTGAAGAGCAAAATTACGATAATATTCTTTCAAATATGAAGCCACTCGGTCTAAACCAAACCCATCGGATGTTCATATTTATTGACGAGATTCAGGTTGCGCCAGAAATTGTAAAACCTGTTAAATATCTCTATGACCATTATAAAATAAAATTTTTTCTCACCGGTTCAAGCAGTTTCTATCTGAAAAATTTATTTCCTGAATCATTAGCAGGCAGAAAAATAATCTACGAACTATATCCATTAGATTTTACAGAATTTCTCATTTTTAAGGAAAGAAAAAAAAGGTTTTCAGATAGTTTTTTACAGAAAGCAAAAAATAAAAATAAAATTGCGTTTGAGACCTATTCAAAACTTTATGACGAGTATTTGAATTTCGGCGGATTCCCGGCAGTTGTAATTGAAGAAGACACTGAACGAAAAAAAATGATACTGGCAGATATTTTTAAGTCATATTTTGAAAAAGATGTTAAGGTACTCGGAGATTTCAAAAACATAAACAATTTCAGAGATATAATTTTACTGCTTGCTGGTAGGACGGGCTCAAAATTGGATATTTCAAAAATCGCATCAGAAATCGGGGTTTCAAGGGAGACAGTTTATTCATATTTAAACTTTTTAGAAAAGACATATTTTGTTTCTTTTGTCAGCCCGTTTTCCAAAAATATAAACGGTGAAGTAAGATGCGCTAAAAAGGTGTATTTCTGCGATACTGGAATGCTGAATTATCTTGGTAAAATTCCAGACGGTACATTATTTGAAAATGCTGTGTTTAATACCCTGAAGAAAGTAGATACTATCAATTACTACCAAAGATACAGAGGTGCAGAGATTGATTTTATACTGAATAAAAAAATTGCCTTTGAAGCAAAAATGAAGTCATCGGATATAGACATAAAGAGATTAAAAAGAATAGTATCAAAGTTGGGCTTAAACGAGTTTTATATTGTTTCAAAATACTTTGATAAGAATACTAATGTTATTTCTGCTCAGGATTTGTAA